One region of Streptomyces subrutilus genomic DNA includes:
- the tamR gene encoding MarR family transcriptional regulator TamR — MEDEVDRLVAAWRRERPDLDVEPLEVLSRVSRLARHLDRARRLAFSEHGLEPWEFDVLTSLRRAGAPYQLSPGQLLTQTLVTSGTMTNRIDRLAKKGLVERLPDPSDRRGVLVRLTPEGRDRADQALAGLLAQERAILAQLSRAQRGDLAALLRQLTAPFDNIPG; from the coding sequence ATGGAGGACGAGGTCGACCGACTTGTAGCGGCGTGGCGGCGGGAGCGCCCTGACCTCGACGTGGAACCGCTCGAGGTGCTCAGCCGCGTCAGCCGGCTCGCCCGGCACCTCGACCGCGCCCGCCGGCTCGCCTTCTCCGAGCACGGCCTGGAGCCGTGGGAGTTCGACGTCCTCACCTCCCTGCGCCGGGCCGGCGCACCCTACCAGCTCTCGCCCGGCCAGCTGTTGACCCAAACCCTGGTCACCTCCGGGACCATGACCAACCGGATCGACCGGCTCGCCAAGAAGGGCCTCGTCGAGCGGCTGCCCGACCCCAGCGACCGCCGGGGGGTCCTCGTGCGGCTGACCCCCGAGGGCCGCGACCGTGCCGACCAGGCCCTCGCCGGCCTGCTGGCCCAGGAGCGGGCGATCCTGGCCCAGCTCTCGCGCGCACAGCGCGGCGATCTCGCCGCGCTGCTACGCCAGTTGACCGCTCCGTTCGACAACATCCCCGGCTAG
- a CDS encoding response regulator transcription factor: MVRIRVLVVDDHRIFAESLAAALAAEPDVDVSAAGSGPAALRCLERAVAEGRRFDVMLVDADLGAVAGSVPGQREPGSGSGPPPASDGIALVAGVRVSHPGVRSVVLAERDDPRRAALALQAGACGWVAKDCSLSRLLAVIRGVLREETHLPPALLTGVLRELTAARKHRTDSERLVESLTPREHEVLRCMVAGLGRKDVAARLFLSPHTVRTHMQNVLGKLGVHSTLAAVALARRAGVRPADLAGDVVERSGQLA, from the coding sequence GTGGTTCGTATCCGGGTTCTCGTGGTCGACGATCACCGCATCTTCGCCGAGTCGCTCGCCGCCGCGCTCGCGGCCGAGCCGGACGTGGACGTGTCCGCGGCCGGCAGCGGCCCCGCCGCGCTGCGCTGCCTCGAACGGGCGGTGGCCGAGGGCCGCCGCTTCGACGTCATGCTGGTCGACGCCGACCTCGGCGCCGTCGCCGGGAGCGTGCCCGGCCAGCGGGAGCCGGGCTCCGGGTCGGGGCCGCCGCCCGCCTCGGACGGGATCGCGCTGGTCGCGGGCGTGCGCGTGTCCCACCCCGGGGTGCGCTCGGTCGTCCTCGCCGAGCGGGACGATCCCCGGCGGGCGGCCCTCGCGCTGCAGGCGGGGGCTTGTGGCTGGGTGGCGAAGGACTGCTCGCTCTCGCGGCTGCTGGCCGTGATCCGGGGCGTCCTGCGGGAGGAGACGCACCTGCCGCCCGCGCTGCTGACCGGAGTCCTCCGCGAGCTGACCGCCGCCCGCAAGCACCGTACGGACAGCGAACGGCTCGTCGAGTCGCTCACCCCGCGCGAGCACGAGGTGCTGCGCTGCATGGTGGCGGGGCTGGGCCGCAAGGACGTGGCGGCGCGGCTGTTCCTGTCTCCGCACACCGTCCGCACGCACATGCAGAACGTGCTGGGCAAGCTCGGTGTGCACTCCACGCTCGCTGCGGTGGCACTGGCCCGGCGGGCCGGCGTACGGCCTGCCGACCTAGCCGGGGATGTTGTCGAACGGAGCGGTCAACTGGCGTAG
- the galE gene encoding UDP-glucose 4-epimerase GalE: protein MHKYLVTGGAGYVGSVVAAHLLEAGHEVTVLDDLSTGFREGVPAGAAFIEGRIQDAARHLDSSYDAVLHFAASSQVGESVVNPGKYWENNVGGTLALLAAMRGAGVRKLVFSSTAATYGEPAEGLLTEASVTAPTNPYGASKLAVDHMIAGECVAHGLAAVSLRYFNVAGAYGEFGERHSPETHLIPLVLQVALGARESISVFGEDYPTPDGTCVRDYIHVADLAEAHLAALEAAAAGEHLICNLGNGSGFSVREVVETVRKVTGHEIPEVVAPRRAGDPAALVASARTAHERLGWTPSRSDLTGIITDAWNFARTHTS, encoded by the coding sequence ATGCACAAATACCTGGTGACCGGCGGCGCCGGATACGTCGGCAGCGTGGTCGCGGCCCACCTGCTGGAGGCGGGCCACGAGGTCACCGTCCTCGACGACCTCAGCACCGGCTTCCGCGAGGGCGTGCCGGCGGGCGCCGCCTTCATCGAGGGCCGGATCCAGGACGCGGCCCGCCACCTGGACTCCTCCTACGACGCGGTGCTGCACTTCGCGGCCTCCTCGCAGGTCGGCGAGTCCGTGGTGAACCCGGGCAAGTACTGGGAGAACAACGTCGGCGGCACCCTCGCCCTGCTCGCGGCGATGCGCGGGGCGGGCGTGCGCAAGCTGGTGTTCTCCTCCACCGCCGCCACCTACGGGGAGCCGGCGGAGGGCCTGCTGACCGAGGCGTCCGTGACCGCGCCGACCAACCCGTACGGGGCGTCGAAGCTGGCCGTGGACCACATGATCGCGGGGGAGTGCGTGGCGCACGGCCTGGCCGCGGTGTCCCTGCGGTACTTCAACGTGGCCGGGGCGTACGGGGAGTTCGGCGAGCGGCACAGCCCCGAGACCCACCTGATCCCGCTGGTCCTCCAGGTGGCGCTGGGCGCACGCGAGTCGATCTCGGTGTTCGGCGAGGACTACCCGACCCCCGACGGCACCTGCGTGCGCGACTACATCCACGTCGCGGACCTGGCAGAGGCCCACCTGGCCGCGCTGGAGGCGGCCGCCGCCGGGGAGCACCTGATCTGCAACCTGGGCAACGGCAGCGGGTTCTCCGTCCGCGAGGTCGTCGAGACGGTCCGCAAGGTCACCGGCCACGAGATCCCCGAAGTCGTCGCCCCGCGCCGGGCCGGCGATCCGGCGGCGCTGGTCGCCTCGGCCAGGACGGCGCACGAGCGGCTGGGCTGGACCCCGAGCCGCTCGGACCTCACCGGCATCATCACGGACGCGTGGAACTTCGCGCGGACGCACACCTCCTGA
- a CDS encoding response regulator transcription factor, with protein sequence MGVRVVVVDEHRLLAEALASALKLRGHRVLAAAAPAAGAAELVISRAPEVCLLGTAAPAEPGVFEPVVRIKRERPQIAVVVLGPVPSPRGIAAAFAAGASGYVRHDERIEGVERALAKARAGEVAIAPQLLQGAFAELLNPAAQPDDEGSRLLRLLTPREVEVLVRVAEGEDTRLIAAGMAIAPSTARTHVQRVLMKLGVGSRLEAAALAARTGLLDRAAPSGSGQTVV encoded by the coding sequence ATGGGCGTACGGGTCGTGGTGGTCGACGAGCACCGGCTGCTGGCCGAGGCGCTCGCCTCGGCCCTGAAACTGCGCGGTCACCGCGTGCTCGCCGCCGCCGCACCGGCCGCGGGAGCCGCCGAACTGGTCATCAGCCGCGCCCCGGAGGTCTGCCTCCTCGGCACCGCCGCCCCCGCCGAGCCCGGGGTGTTCGAACCCGTCGTCCGGATCAAGCGCGAACGCCCCCAGATCGCCGTGGTCGTCCTCGGCCCGGTGCCCAGCCCGCGCGGGATCGCGGCCGCCTTCGCCGCGGGCGCCTCGGGGTACGTACGCCACGACGAGCGGATCGAAGGCGTGGAGCGGGCGCTGGCCAAGGCCCGGGCGGGCGAGGTGGCGATCGCCCCGCAGCTGCTGCAGGGCGCGTTCGCGGAGCTGCTCAACCCCGCCGCCCAGCCCGACGACGAGGGCAGCCGGCTGCTGCGGCTGCTCACGCCGCGCGAGGTGGAGGTGCTGGTCCGGGTCGCGGAGGGCGAGGACACCCGGCTGATCGCCGCCGGCATGGCCATCGCGCCGAGCACCGCCCGTACGCATGTCCAGCGGGTGCTGATGAAGCTGGGCGTGGGATCGCGGCTGGAGGCGGCCGCGCTGGCCGCGCGGACCGGCCTGCTCGACCGGGCGGCGCCGTCGGGGTCGGGCCAGACGGTAGTTTGA
- a CDS encoding PQQ-binding-like beta-propeller repeat protein, with the protein MSTPPPPSQPPSGGFGAPQDPPPAQPPGPPAPPQQPPTQPAYGYPQQPEPGYGYPQQPGTPPPFGPPTTPMYSPQPPAGGAGGGGNDVRTQLMIVGAALLAIVLIVGGGFWYVSGDGDGRNDTADGGPAKPGDDKSQPGAGGTEKVPANTKSKVLLNQPSPTPDEMVQVPGSWLTDTTYVKSDVYKIVGYNLVDGGKKWEVPLPGELCGATPHVTDKKSAVLFRPAKPTPEAKYPPCTEVAVIDLEAGKLVWTGNAKSATSGDKPVSYYEVTLSGQTVAAGGSSGGAAWNLADGKSLWLPKTDGEGCRDAGYAGGEALAVIRKCGQSSTPTLYAQVLDPATGAPQSSYKLSAGIDYASIVSTKPLIVAADVGKTAKNATGVSDLFVVDPAGQLKARISLSSGNFGGECKTEVERCFGFVVGNGKLYLPSYEHQGQDPYGKTNELLSFDLETGKQTNEAAPAGERYKLFPLRMDGSNIIAYKEPPYDKGGQIVSIDGKTMKETVLMENPSDKTTQRIETAYSPDHHEYRYHNGKLFLARTTVKKPHSSTSDPEYIFSSFTAS; encoded by the coding sequence ATGAGTACCCCGCCGCCCCCCAGCCAGCCGCCCTCCGGCGGCTTCGGAGCGCCGCAGGACCCCCCGCCCGCGCAGCCGCCCGGGCCTCCCGCGCCGCCGCAGCAGCCGCCGACGCAGCCCGCGTACGGGTACCCGCAGCAGCCCGAACCGGGCTACGGCTACCCGCAGCAGCCCGGTACGCCCCCGCCCTTCGGGCCGCCCACCACGCCCATGTACAGCCCCCAGCCCCCGGCCGGCGGCGCGGGCGGCGGCGGCAACGACGTGCGCACCCAGCTGATGATCGTCGGCGCGGCCCTGCTGGCCATCGTCCTCATCGTCGGCGGCGGCTTCTGGTACGTCTCCGGCGACGGCGACGGCAGGAACGACACCGCGGACGGCGGCCCCGCCAAGCCGGGCGACGACAAGTCCCAGCCCGGCGCGGGCGGCACCGAGAAGGTGCCCGCCAACACCAAGTCGAAGGTGCTGCTCAACCAGCCGAGCCCGACGCCGGACGAGATGGTCCAGGTCCCCGGCTCCTGGCTGACCGACACCACCTACGTGAAGTCCGACGTGTACAAGATCGTCGGCTACAACCTCGTCGACGGCGGCAAGAAGTGGGAGGTGCCCCTCCCCGGTGAACTGTGCGGCGCCACCCCGCACGTCACCGACAAGAAGTCGGCCGTGCTCTTCAGGCCCGCCAAGCCCACGCCCGAGGCCAAGTACCCGCCGTGCACCGAGGTCGCCGTCATCGACCTGGAGGCCGGCAAGCTGGTGTGGACCGGCAACGCCAAGAGCGCCACCAGCGGCGACAAGCCCGTGTCCTACTACGAGGTCACCCTCAGCGGGCAGACGGTCGCCGCGGGCGGCTCCTCGGGCGGCGCCGCCTGGAACCTCGCCGACGGCAAGTCGCTGTGGCTGCCCAAGACGGACGGCGAAGGCTGCCGCGACGCGGGCTACGCGGGCGGCGAGGCCCTCGCGGTCATCCGCAAGTGCGGCCAGAGCTCCACCCCGACGCTCTACGCACAGGTCCTCGACCCGGCGACCGGCGCCCCGCAGTCCTCGTACAAGCTCTCCGCGGGCATCGACTACGCCAGCATCGTCTCCACCAAGCCCCTGATCGTCGCCGCCGACGTCGGCAAGACCGCCAAGAACGCCACCGGCGTCAGCGACCTCTTCGTCGTCGACCCGGCCGGCCAGCTGAAGGCGCGCATCTCGCTGTCCTCCGGCAACTTCGGCGGCGAGTGCAAGACCGAGGTCGAGCGCTGCTTCGGCTTCGTCGTCGGCAACGGCAAGCTCTACCTGCCCTCGTACGAGCACCAGGGCCAGGACCCCTACGGCAAGACCAACGAGCTGCTCTCCTTCGACCTGGAGACCGGCAAGCAGACCAACGAGGCCGCCCCCGCGGGCGAGCGGTACAAGCTGTTCCCGCTGCGCATGGACGGGTCGAACATCATCGCCTACAAGGAGCCCCCGTACGACAAGGGCGGCCAGATCGTCAGCATCGACGGCAAGACGATGAAGGAAACCGTCCTGATGGAGAACCCATCGGACAAGACGACCCAGCGCATCGAGACGGCCTACTCGCCCGACCACCACGAGTACCGCTACCACAACGGCAAGCTGTTCCTCGCCCGTACGACGGTGAAGAAGCCCCACTCCTCCACCTCGGACCCGGAGTACATCTTCTCCTCCTTCACCGCGAGCTGA
- a CDS encoding PQQ-binding-like beta-propeller repeat protein, producing the protein MTEPPQPPNQPPTPSGYGHLPGPPQSGYGQPPQGANPYAQQPPTVQQQPPTVPGYGYPPPPPGAPAMPAGAPGTPPPPKKKTTVLIAAAVAGVLVVGAGTYFAFFRGDDKDPKPPVAQQSAPPDAKPSGSPSADKGDGSGNGGSEADLNSGRKQGEDKVLWLKTAKIDGPGAGVKTDGQWVVGDTVVKTVDKAVTAYAVADGKEKWTLTLPAGICAVTRQTTADGKTVVMHRDGDSDSANCNQMRLIDLKAGKEGWSKEVPKEGAFDLFVDPSLAITGDTVTVSRLTRATAFKLSTGDKLFASPSEGCMPGAYPAGNGKMLGIATCHDADSTVEVQDADPVTGKSTWSYRLPKGWRVNRVFSLDPIVLDLGNRETKERSIVVLGPDGKQRATVTGEGKFSTRCGTNHDDSLQSCATTVVDSGTLYMPTTTDIGTANEIVAFDLGTGKAKWRVPAGDKRVIVPLRAENGQLIAYRKAEFGMGGEVLTIPAGGGTPTAVLRHPSGPASEVESTFFAPVVDYADGRFFISTVRLLAQGKDEKLLMVFGK; encoded by the coding sequence ATGACCGAGCCGCCCCAGCCGCCGAACCAGCCGCCGACACCTTCCGGTTACGGACACCTGCCCGGCCCGCCGCAGTCGGGTTACGGCCAGCCGCCGCAGGGCGCGAACCCGTACGCCCAGCAGCCGCCGACCGTCCAGCAGCAGCCGCCGACCGTCCCCGGCTACGGCTACCCGCCGCCGCCCCCGGGCGCGCCCGCGATGCCGGCGGGCGCTCCCGGCACGCCGCCCCCGCCCAAGAAGAAGACGACCGTCCTGATCGCCGCGGCGGTCGCGGGCGTCCTCGTCGTGGGCGCCGGCACGTACTTCGCCTTCTTCCGGGGCGACGACAAGGACCCGAAGCCGCCCGTCGCGCAGCAGTCCGCCCCGCCCGACGCCAAGCCCTCCGGCTCCCCTTCCGCCGACAAGGGGGACGGCAGCGGCAACGGCGGCTCGGAGGCCGACCTCAACTCCGGCCGCAAGCAGGGCGAGGACAAGGTCCTCTGGCTCAAGACCGCCAAGATCGACGGCCCGGGCGCCGGAGTGAAGACCGACGGCCAGTGGGTCGTGGGCGACACCGTCGTCAAGACCGTGGACAAGGCCGTCACCGCCTACGCCGTCGCCGACGGCAAGGAGAAGTGGACGCTCACCCTTCCCGCCGGGATCTGCGCCGTCACGCGCCAGACCACCGCCGACGGCAAGACCGTCGTCATGCACCGGGACGGCGACTCGGACAGCGCCAACTGCAACCAGATGCGGCTGATCGACCTCAAGGCGGGCAAGGAGGGCTGGTCGAAGGAGGTGCCCAAGGAGGGCGCCTTCGACCTCTTCGTCGACCCCAGCCTGGCCATCACCGGGGACACCGTCACCGTCAGCCGCCTCACCCGCGCCACCGCCTTCAAGCTCAGCACCGGCGACAAGCTCTTCGCCAGCCCGTCCGAGGGCTGCATGCCCGGCGCCTATCCCGCGGGCAACGGCAAGATGCTCGGGATCGCCACCTGCCACGACGCCGACAGCACCGTCGAGGTCCAGGACGCCGACCCGGTCACCGGCAAGAGCACCTGGTCCTACCGGCTGCCCAAGGGCTGGAGGGTCAACCGGGTCTTCTCGCTCGACCCGATCGTCCTCGACCTCGGCAACCGGGAGACCAAGGAGCGCTCCATCGTGGTCCTGGGCCCCGACGGCAAGCAGCGCGCCACCGTCACCGGCGAGGGCAAGTTCTCCACCCGGTGCGGGACGAACCACGACGACTCCCTGCAGAGCTGCGCCACCACCGTCGTCGACTCGGGCACCCTCTACATGCCCACGACCACCGACATCGGCACCGCCAACGAGATCGTCGCCTTCGACCTGGGCACGGGCAAGGCCAAGTGGCGCGTCCCCGCGGGGGACAAGCGCGTCATCGTGCCGCTCAGGGCCGAGAACGGCCAGCTGATCGCCTACCGCAAGGCGGAGTTCGGCATGGGCGGCGAGGTCCTCACGATCCCGGCGGGCGGCGGCACGCCCACCGCGGTGCTGCGCCACCCGTCCGGCCCGGCCTCGGAGGTGGAGAGCACCTTCTTCGCCCCGGTGGTCGACTACGCGGACGGGCGGTTCTTCATCTCCACCGTCCGTCTGCTCGCCCAGGGCAAGGACGAGAAGCTCCTGATGGTCTTCGGCAAGTGA
- a CDS encoding ABC-F family ATP-binding cassette domain-containing protein, with protein MAVNLVNVEAVSKVYGTRTLLDGISLGVSEGDRIGVVGRNGDGKTTLIRMLAKLEEPDSGRVTQSGGLRMGVLTQHDSLDPAATIRHEIIRDMADHEWAGNSKIRDVLTGLFGGLDLPGFGQGLDTVIGPLSGGERRRIALAKLLIADQDLLVLDEPTNHLDVEGISWLARHLQDRRSALVCVTHDRWFLDQVCTRMWDVQRGEVHEYEGGYSDYVFARAERERIAATEEQKRQNLMRKELAWLRRGAPARTSKPRYRIEAANELIADVPPPRDRSELMRFANARLGKTVFEMEDVTVQAGPKTLLKHLTWHLGPGDRIGLVGVNGAGKTSLLRALAEAARTQGEVQPAAGKVSVGKTVRLAYLSQEVGELDPSLRVLEAVQRVRDRVDLGQGREMTAGQLCEQFGFTKEKQWTPVGDLSGGERRRLQILRLLMDEPNVLFLDEPTNDLDIETLTQLEDLLDGWPGSMIVISHDRFFIERTTDTVMALLGDASLRMLPRGLDEYLERRRRMIEEAAPAPAPAAAAAAKPVSSGDSRAAKKELQKIERQLNKLSDRESNLHAQIAENSTDYDKVAKLDAELRELLSERDDLEMRWLELAEEA; from the coding sequence ATGGCCGTCAATCTGGTCAATGTCGAGGCAGTCAGCAAGGTGTACGGCACACGTACCCTGCTCGACGGCATCTCCCTCGGCGTGTCCGAGGGAGACCGGATCGGTGTGGTCGGCCGCAACGGCGACGGGAAGACCACCCTGATCCGGATGCTCGCGAAGCTGGAGGAGCCCGACAGCGGCCGGGTCACCCAGTCCGGCGGCCTGCGCATGGGCGTGCTCACCCAGCACGACTCCCTCGACCCCGCGGCCACCATCCGCCACGAGATCATCCGGGACATGGCCGACCACGAGTGGGCCGGCAACTCCAAGATCCGCGACGTCCTGACCGGCCTGTTCGGCGGCCTCGACCTGCCCGGCTTCGGGCAGGGCCTCGACACCGTCATCGGCCCGCTCTCCGGCGGCGAGCGCCGCCGCATCGCGCTCGCCAAGCTGCTCATCGCCGACCAGGACCTCCTCGTCCTGGACGAGCCCACCAACCACCTCGACGTCGAGGGCATCTCCTGGCTGGCCCGGCACCTCCAGGACCGCCGCTCCGCCCTGGTCTGCGTCACCCACGACCGCTGGTTCCTGGACCAGGTCTGCACCCGCATGTGGGACGTGCAGCGCGGTGAGGTGCACGAGTACGAGGGCGGCTACAGCGACTACGTCTTCGCCCGTGCCGAGCGCGAGCGCATCGCCGCCACCGAGGAGCAGAAGCGGCAGAACCTCATGCGCAAGGAGCTGGCCTGGCTGCGCCGCGGCGCCCCCGCCCGGACCTCCAAGCCCCGCTACCGCATCGAGGCGGCCAACGAGCTGATCGCCGACGTGCCGCCGCCGCGCGACCGGTCCGAGCTGATGCGCTTCGCCAACGCCCGCCTGGGCAAGACCGTGTTCGAGATGGAGGACGTGACCGTCCAGGCCGGCCCGAAGACCCTCCTCAAGCACCTCACCTGGCACCTGGGCCCCGGCGACCGCATCGGCCTCGTCGGCGTCAACGGCGCCGGCAAGACCTCCCTGCTGCGCGCCCTCGCCGAGGCCGCCCGCACCCAGGGCGAGGTCCAGCCCGCCGCGGGCAAGGTCTCGGTCGGCAAGACCGTCAGGCTGGCCTACCTCTCCCAGGAGGTCGGCGAACTCGACCCGTCCCTGCGCGTACTGGAGGCCGTCCAGCGCGTCCGCGACCGCGTGGACCTCGGCCAGGGCCGCGAGATGACCGCGGGCCAGCTGTGCGAGCAGTTCGGCTTCACCAAGGAGAAGCAGTGGACGCCGGTCGGCGACCTCTCCGGCGGTGAGCGGCGCCGGCTGCAGATCCTGCGCCTGCTGATGGACGAGCCCAACGTCCTCTTCCTCGACGAGCCCACCAACGACCTCGACATCGAGACCCTGACCCAGCTCGAGGACCTCCTCGACGGCTGGCCCGGATCGATGATCGTGATCTCCCACGACCGGTTCTTCATCGAGCGCACCACCGACACCGTGATGGCGCTGCTCGGCGACGCGAGCCTGCGGATGCTGCCGCGCGGTCTGGACGAGTACCTGGAACGGCGCCGGCGGATGATCGAGGAGGCCGCCCCGGCGCCCGCCCCGGCCGCCGCGGCCGCGGCGAAGCCCGTCTCCTCCGGGGACTCCAGGGCCGCGAAGAAGGAGCTCCAGAAGATCGAGCGGCAGCTCAACAAGCTCTCCGACCGCGAGAGCAATCTGCACGCGCAGATCGCCGAGAACTCCACCGACTACGACAAGGTGGCCAAGCTCGACGCCGAACTGCGGGAACTGCTCTCGGAGCGCGACGACTTGGAGATGCGCTGGCTGGAGCTGGCCGAGGAGGCGTAG
- a CDS encoding 4-(cytidine 5'-diphospho)-2-C-methyl-D-erythritol kinase, whose translation MSVTVRVPAKVNVQLAVGAARPDGFHDLANVFLAVSLFDEVTATAADELTVTCAGPDADQVPLDRTNLAARAAGILAERAKIAPAVHLHIAKSIPVAGGMAGGSADGAAALLACDALWGLDTPRAELLDICAELGSDVPFSLVGGAALGTGRGELLTPVEAGAFHWVFAVADGGLSTPAVFREFDRLTAGTRIPEPEASPALLAALASGDPDALAPALANGLQAAALSLRPALAKTLAAGTEAGALAALVSGSGPTTAFLVRDEEAAAKVAAALEASGTCRATRVAASPAPGATILPS comes from the coding sequence GTGAGCGTGACCGTACGAGTGCCCGCGAAGGTCAACGTCCAGCTGGCGGTGGGCGCGGCCCGCCCCGACGGCTTCCACGACCTCGCCAACGTCTTCCTCGCCGTCTCGCTGTTCGACGAGGTCACGGCGACCGCGGCCGACGAGCTGACCGTGACCTGCGCCGGCCCGGACGCCGACCAGGTGCCCCTGGACCGCACGAACCTCGCGGCGCGCGCCGCCGGGATCCTGGCGGAGCGGGCCAAAATCGCCCCGGCGGTCCACCTGCACATCGCGAAGAGCATCCCCGTCGCGGGCGGTATGGCGGGCGGCAGCGCGGACGGGGCGGCGGCCCTGCTGGCCTGCGACGCCCTGTGGGGCCTGGACACGCCGCGCGCCGAACTGCTCGACATCTGCGCGGAGCTGGGCAGCGACGTGCCGTTCAGCCTGGTCGGCGGGGCGGCGCTCGGGACGGGGCGCGGGGAGCTGCTGACCCCCGTGGAGGCGGGTGCGTTCCACTGGGTGTTCGCGGTGGCCGACGGCGGGCTGTCCACGCCGGCCGTGTTCCGGGAGTTCGACCGGCTCACGGCCGGTACGAGGATCCCGGAGCCCGAGGCCTCGCCGGCCCTGCTGGCGGCCCTGGCTTCGGGGGACCCGGACGCGCTGGCCCCTGCCCTGGCCAATGGCCTCCAGGCGGCGGCGCTCTCGCTGCGGCCCGCGCTGGCGAAGACCCTGGCGGCCGGCACCGAGGCCGGTGCGCTGGCCGCGCTGGTGTCCGGCTCCGGCCCGACGACGGCCTTCCTCGTCCGGGACGAGGAGGCCGCGGCGAAGGTGGCCGCCGCCCTCGAAGCCTCGGGCACCTGCCGCGCCACCCGCGTGGCCGCCAGCCCGGCCCCGGGCGCCACGATCCTGCCGTCCTGA
- the rsmA gene encoding 16S rRNA (adenine(1518)-N(6)/adenine(1519)-N(6))-dimethyltransferase RsmA, translated as MSTAEQQPNDHPSDALLGPADIRELAAALGVRPTKQKGQNFVIDANTVRRIVRTAEVRPDDVVVEVGPGLGSLTLALLEAADRVTAVEIDDILAAALPATIEARMPGRKDRFALVHSDAMLVTELPGPAPTALVANLPYNVAVPVLLTMLDRFPTIERTLVMVQAEVADRLAAEPGNKVYGVPSVKANWYAHVKRAGSIGRKVFWPAPNVDSGLVSLVRRAEPIKTTASKAEVFAVVDAAFAQRRKTLRAALAGWAGSAAGAEAALVAAGVSPQARGESLTVEEFAAIAEHKPEAQRPAL; from the coding sequence GTGAGCACCGCAGAGCAGCAGCCCAACGACCACCCTTCTGACGCCCTTCTCGGACCGGCCGACATCCGGGAGCTGGCCGCCGCACTCGGTGTGCGCCCGACCAAGCAGAAGGGTCAGAACTTCGTCATCGACGCCAACACGGTGCGCCGGATCGTGCGCACCGCCGAGGTGCGGCCGGACGACGTGGTCGTCGAGGTCGGCCCCGGCCTGGGCTCGCTGACGCTCGCGCTGCTGGAGGCCGCCGACCGGGTCACGGCCGTCGAGATCGACGACATCCTCGCGGCGGCGCTGCCCGCCACCATCGAGGCGCGGATGCCCGGGCGCAAGGACCGCTTCGCGCTGGTCCACTCCGACGCGATGCTGGTGACCGAGCTGCCCGGCCCGGCGCCGACCGCGCTCGTGGCGAACCTGCCGTACAACGTGGCCGTGCCCGTCCTGCTGACCATGCTCGACCGGTTCCCCACCATCGAGCGGACCCTGGTGATGGTGCAGGCGGAGGTCGCCGACCGGCTCGCCGCCGAACCCGGCAACAAGGTCTACGGGGTGCCCTCCGTCAAGGCCAACTGGTACGCGCACGTCAAGCGCGCCGGGTCCATCGGCCGCAAGGTCTTCTGGCCGGCGCCGAACGTCGACTCCGGGCTCGTCTCGCTGGTGCGGCGGGCGGAGCCGATCAAGACGACCGCCTCGAAGGCGGAGGTCTTCGCGGTCGTGGACGCGGCCTTCGCGCAGCGCCGCAAGACGCTGCGCGCCGCGCTGGCCGGCTGGGCCGGGTCCGCGGCCGGGGCCGAGGCGGCGCTGGTCGCCGCCGGGGTCTCGCCGCAGGCGCGCGGGGAGTCGCTGACGGTGGAGGAGTTCGCCGCGATCGCCGAGCACAAGCCCGAGGCGCAGAGGCCCGCGCTGTGA